A single region of the Brassica rapa cultivar Chiifu-401-42 chromosome A03, CAAS_Brap_v3.01, whole genome shotgun sequence genome encodes:
- the LOC103859795 gene encoding CDPK-related kinase 2 isoform X1 — protein MGGCTSKPSTSVKHNPHTPSEAIPQNVDSTPARLENSPAHTSTTVKASPFFPFYTPSPAKHRRNKSVGGESKSTTSTPLRQLARAFHPPSPAKHIRDVLRRRKGKEATLPAESKSEEEEVGLDKRFGYSKEFESRMELGEEIGRGHFGYTCSAKFKKGDLKDLEVAVKVIPKSKMTTAISIEDVRREVKILRALSGHNNLVQFYDVFEDNDNVYIAMELCDGGELLDRILARGGKYSEDDAKEVLIQILNVVAFCHLQGVVHRDLKPENFLYTSKEENSQLKVIDFGLSDFVRPHERLNDIVGSAYYVAPEVLHRSYTTEADVWSIGVIAYILLCGSRPFWARTESGIFRAVLKADPSFDVPPWPSLSLEAKDFVKRLLYKDPRKRMTASQALMHPWIAGCIKNMSIPFDILIFKQIKAYLKSSSLRKAALMALSKTLITDEVLYLKAQFALLAPNINGLITLDNIASALAINATEVMKESRIPDFVALLNGLQNKGMDFEEFCAASISVHQHESLDCWEQSVRHAYELFDMNGNRVIVIEELASELGFGSSVPVHTILHDWIRHTDGKLSFLGFVKLLHGVSTRQPLAKTR, from the exons ATGGGAGGTTGCACCTCCAAGCCCTCCACCTCCGTGAAACATAATCCTCACACACCAAGTGAAGCTATTCCTCAAAATGTCGATTCTACCCCCGCCCGTCTCGAGAACTCACCGGCTCATACCTCAACCACCGTAAAGGCTTCACCGTTCTTCCCCTTCTACACTCCTAGCCCCGCCAAACACCGCCGTAACAAGAGCGTAGGAGGAGAGAGCAAGAGCACCACCAGCACTCCACTACGTCAGCTCGCTCGTGCTTTCCACCCTCCGTCTCCGGCGAAACATATACGAGATGTTCTGCGGCGGAGGAAGGGGAAGGAGGCTACTCTCCCGGCGGAGAGCAAgtctgaggaggaggaggtggggCTGGACAAGAGATTCGGATACTCAAAGGAGTTTGAGAGTAGGATGGAGTTAGGGGAAGAGATAGGGAGAGGGCATTTTGGGTACACTTGCTCTGCTAAGTTCAAGAAAGGAGACCTCAAGGATCTTGAGGTTGCTGTTAAAGTCATCCCTAAATCTAAG aTGACAACTGCAATATCTATAGAGGATGTGAGAAGAGAAGTTAAAATCCTGAGGGCTTTATCTGGACATAACAATCTGGTGCAATTCTATGATGTTTTTGAGGACAATGACAACGTCTACATCGCCATGGA GTTATGTGACGGTGGTGAACTACTTGACAGAATACTTGCAAG GGGAGGGAAGTACTCAGAAGATGATGCAAAAGAAGTGCTTATACAGATCCTTAACGTTGTAGCTTTCTGTCATCTCCAAGGAGTTGTTCATCGAGATCTTAAACCAGAG AACTTCTTGTACACTTCCAAGGAGGAGAACTCTCAGCTAAAAGTCATAGACTTTGGTTTATCAGACTTTGTCAGACCACACGAGAGACTAAACGATATAGTGGGTAGCGCATACTACGTAGCCCCTGAAGTTCTACACAGATCTTATACCACAGAAGCAGATGTATGGAGCATAGGAGTAATAGCATACATTCTCCTATGTGGAAGCCGTCCCTTTTGGGCAAGAACTGAATCAGGAATCTTCAGAGCAGTTCTAAAAGCTGATCCGAGTTTCGACGTACCTCCTTGGCCTTCATTGTCCTTGGAAGCTAAAGATTTTGTTAAGCGGTTATTGTACAAAGACCCACGGAAAAGAATGACTGCCTCTCAAGCTTTGA tGCATCCTTGGATCGCTGGTTGTATAAAGAACATGAGCATCCCATTTGATATTCTGATCTTCAAGCAGATCAAAGCATACTTGAAATCTTCTTCTTTGCGCAAAGCTGCTTTGATG GCTCTGTCAAAGACGTTAATTACAGATGAAGTTCTTTATCTGAAAGCACAGTTTGCACTCTTAGCACCCAATATAAATGGTCTCATCACTTTGGATAACATCGCATCG GCACTTGCTATAAACGCAACAGAAGTAATGAAGGAATCACGCATCCCTGACTTTGTTGCATTG TTAAATGGACTTCAAAACAAAGGGATGGACTTTGAAGAGTTTTGTGCAGCTTCCATTAGTGTTCATCAGCATGAGTCACTTGACTGTTGGGAGCAGAGCGTTCGCCATGCCTATGAGCTCTTTGACATGAACGGAAACAGAGTTATAGTCATTGAAGAACTCGCTTCC GAACTAGGTTTTGGATCATCTGTCCCAGTACATACCATTCTACATGACTGGATAAGGCATACTGACGGAAAGCTAAGCTTCTTGGGTTTTGTCAAACTGTTACACGGTGTCTCTACTCGACAGCCTTTAGCTAAAACAAGATGA
- the LOC103859795 gene encoding CDPK-related kinase 2 isoform X2, with protein MGGCTSKPSTSVKHNPHTPSEAIPQNVDSTPARLENSPAHTSTTVKASPFFPFYTPSPAKHRRNKSVGGESKSTTSTPLRQLARAFHPPSPAKHIRDVLRRRKGKEATLPAESKSEEEEVGLDKRFGYSKEFESRMELGEEIGRGHFGYTCSAKFKKGDLKDLEVAVKVIPKSKMTTAISIEDVRREVKILRALSGHNNLVQFYDVFEDNDNVYIAMELCDGGELLDRILARGGKYSEDDAKEVLIQILNVVAFCHLQGVVHRDLKPENFLYTSKEENSQLKVIDFGLSDFVRPHERLNDIVGSAYYVAPEVLHRSYTTEADVWSIGVIAYILLCGSRPFWARTESGIFRAVLKADPSFDVPPWPSLSLEAKDFVKRLLYKDPRKRMTASQALMHPWIAGCIKNMSIPFDILIFKQIKAYLKSSSLRKAALMALSKTLITDEVLYLKAQFALLAPNINGLITLDNIASALAINATEVMKESRIPDFVALLNGLQNKGMDFEEFCAASISVHQHESLDCWEQSVRHAYELFDMNGNRVIVIEELASVLDHLSQYIPFYMTG; from the exons ATGGGAGGTTGCACCTCCAAGCCCTCCACCTCCGTGAAACATAATCCTCACACACCAAGTGAAGCTATTCCTCAAAATGTCGATTCTACCCCCGCCCGTCTCGAGAACTCACCGGCTCATACCTCAACCACCGTAAAGGCTTCACCGTTCTTCCCCTTCTACACTCCTAGCCCCGCCAAACACCGCCGTAACAAGAGCGTAGGAGGAGAGAGCAAGAGCACCACCAGCACTCCACTACGTCAGCTCGCTCGTGCTTTCCACCCTCCGTCTCCGGCGAAACATATACGAGATGTTCTGCGGCGGAGGAAGGGGAAGGAGGCTACTCTCCCGGCGGAGAGCAAgtctgaggaggaggaggtggggCTGGACAAGAGATTCGGATACTCAAAGGAGTTTGAGAGTAGGATGGAGTTAGGGGAAGAGATAGGGAGAGGGCATTTTGGGTACACTTGCTCTGCTAAGTTCAAGAAAGGAGACCTCAAGGATCTTGAGGTTGCTGTTAAAGTCATCCCTAAATCTAAG aTGACAACTGCAATATCTATAGAGGATGTGAGAAGAGAAGTTAAAATCCTGAGGGCTTTATCTGGACATAACAATCTGGTGCAATTCTATGATGTTTTTGAGGACAATGACAACGTCTACATCGCCATGGA GTTATGTGACGGTGGTGAACTACTTGACAGAATACTTGCAAG GGGAGGGAAGTACTCAGAAGATGATGCAAAAGAAGTGCTTATACAGATCCTTAACGTTGTAGCTTTCTGTCATCTCCAAGGAGTTGTTCATCGAGATCTTAAACCAGAG AACTTCTTGTACACTTCCAAGGAGGAGAACTCTCAGCTAAAAGTCATAGACTTTGGTTTATCAGACTTTGTCAGACCACACGAGAGACTAAACGATATAGTGGGTAGCGCATACTACGTAGCCCCTGAAGTTCTACACAGATCTTATACCACAGAAGCAGATGTATGGAGCATAGGAGTAATAGCATACATTCTCCTATGTGGAAGCCGTCCCTTTTGGGCAAGAACTGAATCAGGAATCTTCAGAGCAGTTCTAAAAGCTGATCCGAGTTTCGACGTACCTCCTTGGCCTTCATTGTCCTTGGAAGCTAAAGATTTTGTTAAGCGGTTATTGTACAAAGACCCACGGAAAAGAATGACTGCCTCTCAAGCTTTGA tGCATCCTTGGATCGCTGGTTGTATAAAGAACATGAGCATCCCATTTGATATTCTGATCTTCAAGCAGATCAAAGCATACTTGAAATCTTCTTCTTTGCGCAAAGCTGCTTTGATG GCTCTGTCAAAGACGTTAATTACAGATGAAGTTCTTTATCTGAAAGCACAGTTTGCACTCTTAGCACCCAATATAAATGGTCTCATCACTTTGGATAACATCGCATCG GCACTTGCTATAAACGCAACAGAAGTAATGAAGGAATCACGCATCCCTGACTTTGTTGCATTG TTAAATGGACTTCAAAACAAAGGGATGGACTTTGAAGAGTTTTGTGCAGCTTCCATTAGTGTTCATCAGCATGAGTCACTTGACTGTTGGGAGCAGAGCGTTCGCCATGCCTATGAGCTCTTTGACATGAACGGAAACAGAGTTATAGTCATTGAAGAACTCGCTTCC GTTTTGGATCATCTGTCCCAGTACATACCATTCTACATGACTGGATAA